In a single window of the Pandoraea pulmonicola genome:
- the rplO gene encoding 50S ribosomal protein L15 yields MELNSIKPAEGAKHAKRRVGRGIGSGLGKTAGRGHKGQKSRSGGFHKVGFEGGQMPLQRRLPKRGFKSLTRRFVGEVRLSDLNSLPVDEIDLLVLKQAGLVSELSLSAKIIASGEITRKVVVKGLGVTKGALTAIQAAGGSVAE; encoded by the coding sequence ATGGAATTGAATTCGATTAAGCCGGCAGAAGGCGCCAAGCACGCCAAGCGTCGCGTCGGCCGTGGCATCGGTTCGGGTCTGGGTAAAACCGCCGGCCGTGGTCACAAGGGTCAGAAGTCGCGTTCGGGTGGCTTCCACAAGGTGGGCTTCGAAGGCGGTCAAATGCCGCTGCAACGTCGTCTGCCGAAGCGTGGCTTCAAGTCGCTGACGCGTCGTTTCGTGGGCGAAGTTCGCCTGTCGGACCTGAACAGCCTGCCGGTCGACGAGATCGATCTGCTGGTTCTGAAGCAGGCCGGTCTGGTGAGCGAGCTGTCGCTGTCGGCCAAGATCATCGCCTCGGGCGAGATCACCCGCAAGGTCGTTGTGAAGGGGCTGGGCGTCACCAAGGGTGCGCTCACCGCCATTCAAGCGGCTGGCGGTTCGGTCGCTGAGTAA
- the rplE gene encoding 50S ribosomal protein L5 — protein sequence MARLQEFYKDKIVAELTKQFGYKSIMEVPRITKITLNMGLGQAVADKKIIEHAVGDLTKIAGQKPVVTKARKAIAGFKIREGYPIGTMVTLRGERMFEFLDRFITVALPRVRDFRGISGRAFDGRGNYNIGVKEQIIFPEIEYDKIDALRGLNISITTTAKTDEEAKALLSAFKFPFRN from the coding sequence ATGGCCCGTTTGCAAGAATTCTATAAGGACAAGATTGTCGCCGAGCTGACGAAGCAGTTCGGTTACAAGTCCATCATGGAAGTGCCGCGCATCACCAAGATCACCCTGAACATGGGCCTTGGTCAAGCCGTCGCTGACAAGAAGATCATTGAACACGCCGTTGGCGACCTGACGAAGATCGCTGGCCAGAAGCCGGTCGTGACGAAGGCTCGCAAGGCAATCGCCGGTTTCAAGATCCGCGAAGGTTACCCGATCGGTACGATGGTGACGCTGCGCGGCGAGCGCATGTTCGAATTCCTGGATCGTTTCATCACCGTGGCCCTGCCGCGCGTGCGTGACTTCCGTGGTATTTCGGGTCGTGCGTTCGATGGTCGTGGCAACTACAACATCGGTGTGAAGGAACAGATCATCTTCCCCGAAATCGAGTACGACAAAATCGACGCGCTGCGTGGTCTGAACATCAGCATCACCACGACCGCGAAGACTGACGAAGAAGCCAAGGCTCTTCTGTCGGCGTTCAAATTCCCGTTCCGTAACTGA
- the rplN gene encoding 50S ribosomal protein L14 encodes MIQTETRLEVADNTGAREVMCIKVLGGSKRRYAGIGDIIKVSVKDAAPRGRVKKGEIYNAVVVRTAKGVRRQDGSLVKFDGNAAVLLNTKLEPIGTRIFGPVTRELRTERFMKIVSLAPEVL; translated from the coding sequence ATGATTCAAACTGAAACCCGGCTCGAAGTAGCCGACAACACCGGTGCGCGCGAAGTGATGTGCATCAAGGTGCTGGGCGGCTCCAAGCGTCGCTACGCCGGCATTGGCGACATCATCAAGGTCAGCGTGAAGGATGCTGCCCCGCGTGGTCGCGTCAAGAAGGGCGAAATCTACAACGCAGTGGTCGTGCGCACCGCCAAGGGCGTGCGTCGCCAGGACGGCTCGCTGGTCAAATTCGACGGCAACGCCGCCGTGCTGCTCAACACCAAGCTCGAGCCGATCGGCACCCGTATCTTCGGGCCGGTTACGCGTGAACTGCGTACCGAACGCTTCATGAAGATCGTGTCGCTGGCCCCGGAAGTGCTGTAA
- the rplR gene encoding 50S ribosomal protein L18 has protein sequence MDKKQSRVRRARQTRIKLAAQKVHRLSVHRTNVHIYAQVFSEDGTQVLASASTLEAEVRKELGDKEGKGGNAAAAALIGRRIAEKAKAAGIESVAFDRSGFRYHGRVKALADAAREAGLKF, from the coding sequence ATGGACAAGAAACAATCTCGTGTGCGCCGCGCTCGCCAGACTCGTATCAAGCTGGCAGCTCAGAAGGTGCATCGCCTTTCCGTGCATCGCACCAACGTGCACATTTACGCGCAAGTGTTCTCGGAAGACGGCACGCAAGTGCTGGCCAGCGCTTCGACGCTGGAAGCCGAAGTGCGCAAGGAACTGGGCGACAAGGAAGGCAAGGGTGGCAACGCTGCCGCTGCTGCGTTGATCGGTCGTCGTATCGCCGAGAAGGCGAAGGCTGCCGGCATCGAAAGCGTGGCTTTCGACCGCTCGGGCTTCCGCTATCACGGTCGCGTCAAGGCTCTGGCCGACGCTGCCCGTGAAGCCGGCCTCAAGTTCTAA
- the rplF gene encoding 50S ribosomal protein L6, producing MSRVGKSPIALPKGVEATLAGNVLTIKGALGSLTRGINPLVSVKIEDGTITFAPADESREANALYGTERALVNNMVTGVSKGFEKKLQLVGVGYRAKAEGNNLKLELGFSHDVVHAMPEGVKAETPTQTEIIIKGVDKQRIGQVAAEVRGYRPPEPYKGKGVRYADEVVILKETKKK from the coding sequence ATGTCTCGAGTAGGTAAGAGTCCCATTGCACTGCCGAAGGGCGTTGAAGCAACGCTGGCTGGCAATGTGCTGACGATCAAGGGCGCCCTGGGTTCGCTGACCCGCGGTATCAACCCCCTCGTGAGCGTCAAGATCGAAGACGGCACCATCACCTTCGCACCGGCCGACGAAAGCCGCGAAGCGAATGCGCTGTACGGTACCGAACGTGCGCTGGTCAACAACATGGTGACCGGCGTGAGCAAGGGTTTCGAAAAGAAGCTGCAACTCGTTGGCGTGGGTTACCGCGCCAAGGCTGAAGGTAACAACCTGAAGCTCGAGCTGGGTTTCTCGCACGATGTCGTGCATGCCATGCCGGAAGGCGTGAAGGCCGAGACCCCGACGCAGACGGAGATCATCATCAAGGGCGTTGACAAGCAACGCATCGGACAAGTGGCTGCGGAAGTTCGCGGTTACCGTCCGCCCGAGCCCTACAAGGGCAAGGGCGTCCGCTATGCGGACGAGGTGGTGATCCTCAAGGAAACCAAGAAGAAGTAA
- the rpsE gene encoding 30S ribosomal protein S5, which translates to MAKMQAKVQADERDDGLREKMIAVNRVTKVVKGGRILGFAALTVVGDGDGRIGMGKGKAKEVPVAVQKAMEQARRNMFKVPLKNGTLQHNVLGQHGASRVLMSPAKDGTGVIAGGPMRAVFEVMGVTNVVTKSLGSTNPYNLVRATLDGLKKQSTPADIAAKRGKSVEEILG; encoded by the coding sequence ATGGCAAAGATGCAAGCGAAAGTTCAGGCTGACGAACGCGACGACGGCCTTCGCGAGAAGATGATCGCGGTCAACCGTGTCACGAAGGTTGTGAAGGGTGGCCGTATTCTCGGTTTTGCCGCGTTGACCGTGGTTGGTGACGGCGATGGCCGCATCGGCATGGGCAAGGGCAAGGCGAAGGAAGTCCCGGTTGCCGTTCAAAAGGCAATGGAACAAGCCCGCCGCAACATGTTCAAGGTGCCCCTGAAGAACGGCACCCTGCAACACAACGTTCTCGGCCAGCATGGCGCCTCGCGCGTCCTGATGTCGCCGGCGAAGGACGGTACCGGCGTGATCGCCGGTGGCCCGATGCGCGCGGTGTTCGAGGTGATGGGCGTGACCAACGTGGTGACGAAGAGCCTTGGCTCGACGAACCCGTACAACCTGGTCCGCGCCACGCTCGACGGCCTGAAGAAACAATCGACTCCTGCTGACATCGCCGCCAAGCGTGGCAAGTCGGTGGAAGAGATCCTCGGCTAA
- the rpsH gene encoding 30S ribosomal protein S8, with the protein MSMSDPIADMLTRIRNAQMVEKASVKMPSSKLKVSIAKVLKDEGYIEDFAVEAEETKPVLNIALKYYAGRPVIERLERVSRPGLRVYKSRNDIPQVMNGLGVAIVSTPKGVMTDRKARATGVGGEVICYVA; encoded by the coding sequence ATGAGCATGAGCGATCCTATCGCCGATATGCTGACTCGCATCCGCAACGCTCAGATGGTTGAGAAGGCATCGGTGAAGATGCCCTCGTCCAAGCTGAAGGTCTCGATCGCCAAGGTCCTGAAGGACGAAGGCTACATCGAAGACTTCGCGGTTGAAGCAGAAGAAACCAAGCCGGTGCTGAACATCGCACTGAAGTACTACGCTGGCCGTCCCGTGATCGAGCGCCTCGAGCGCGTCTCGCGTCCGGGCCTGCGTGTGTACAAGAGCCGCAACGACATTCCTCAGGTCATGAATGGCCTGGGCGTTGCAATCGTCTCGACCCCGAAGGGCGTGATGACGGATCGCAAGGCGCGCGCCACCGGCGTGGGCGGCGAAGTCATCTGCTACGTGGCCTAA
- the rpsN gene encoding 30S ribosomal protein S14 produces the protein MAKLALIEREKKRARLAAKYAAKRADLKAIIEDTSKSEDERYEARLALQQLPRNANPTRQRNRCDLTGRPRGTFRKFGLARNKIREIAFRGEIPGVTKASW, from the coding sequence GTGGCTAAACTGGCACTTATCGAACGCGAAAAGAAGCGCGCCCGTCTGGCGGCGAAGTACGCAGCCAAGCGTGCTGACCTCAAAGCGATCATTGAAGACACCAGCAAGTCGGAAGACGAGCGTTATGAAGCACGCCTGGCGCTGCAACAGCTGCCGCGTAACGCCAACCCGACGCGTCAACGCAATCGTTGCGACCTGACTGGCCGTCCGCGCGGTACCTTCCGCAAATTCGGCCTGGCCCGTAACAAGATCCGTGAAATCGCCTTCCGCGGCGAAATCCCGGGCGTGACCAAAGCAAGCTGGTAA
- the infA gene encoding translation initiation factor IF-1 translates to MSKDDVIQMQGEVLENLPNATFRVKLENGHVVLGHISGKMRMHYIRILPGDKVTVELTPYDLSRARIVFRAK, encoded by the coding sequence ATGTCGAAAGACGACGTTATTCAAATGCAGGGTGAGGTGCTTGAAAACCTCCCCAATGCCACCTTCCGGGTAAAGCTGGAAAATGGCCATGTAGTACTCGGACATATTTCCGGCAAGATGCGGATGCATTACATCCGCATCCTGCCCGGGGATAAGGTGACGGTAGAGTTGACGCCCTACGATCTGTCGCGTGCGCGGATCGTCTTCCGGGCGAAGTGA
- the rpmD gene encoding 50S ribosomal protein L30 has protein sequence MSQQTVKVKLVKSLIGTREDHRATVKGLGLRRLNSVSELQDTPAVRGMINKVSYLVKIVD, from the coding sequence ATGTCGCAGCAAACTGTGAAAGTTAAGCTGGTCAAGAGCCTGATCGGCACGCGTGAAGATCATCGCGCGACCGTCAAGGGTCTGGGCCTGCGTCGCCTCAATTCGGTCAGCGAGTTGCAGGATACGCCCGCTGTGCGGGGCATGATCAACAAGGTTTCGTACCTTGTGAAGATCGTCGACTGA
- the rplX gene encoding 50S ribosomal protein L24 codes for MNKIRKGDQVIVLTGKDKAKRGTVLAVDGDKVVVEGVNVAKKHVKPNPMKGTQGGVVDKTMPIHVSNVALVDANGKPSRVGIKVEDGKKVRFLKTTGAVVGA; via the coding sequence ATGAACAAGATTCGCAAGGGTGACCAGGTCATCGTGCTGACGGGTAAGGACAAGGCCAAGCGTGGCACGGTTCTGGCCGTTGATGGCGACAAAGTGGTCGTCGAGGGCGTGAACGTTGCCAAGAAGCACGTCAAGCCGAACCCGATGAAGGGCACGCAAGGTGGCGTGGTCGACAAGACGATGCCGATCCACGTGTCGAACGTGGCGCTGGTGGATGCCAATGGCAAGCCGTCGCGCGTGGGCATCAAGGTCGAAGACGGCAAGAAGGTCCGCTTCCTCAAGACGACCGGTGCGGTCGTCGGTGCCTAA
- the rpsM gene encoding 30S ribosomal protein S13 → MARIAGVNIPNHQHTAIGLTAIYGIGRTRARQICEAANVPFSKKVKDLDDADLEKLRDQVGQLTVEGDLRREVTMNIKRLMDLGCYRGMRHRKGLPLRGQRTRTNARTRKGPRKAGVSLKK, encoded by the coding sequence ATGGCTCGTATCGCAGGGGTTAACATCCCGAACCACCAGCACACCGCAATTGGCCTGACCGCCATTTACGGTATCGGTCGCACGCGCGCTCGCCAAATTTGCGAAGCCGCCAATGTGCCGTTCTCGAAGAAGGTCAAGGACCTCGACGACGCCGATCTCGAAAAGCTGCGTGATCAAGTCGGTCAACTGACGGTTGAAGGTGATCTGCGCCGTGAAGTGACCATGAACATCAAGCGCCTGATGGATCTGGGCTGCTACCGTGGCATGCGTCACCGCAAGGGCCTGCCGCTCCGCGGTCAGCGCACCCGCACCAACGCGCGTACCCGCAAGGGCCCGCGTAAGGCCGGCGTCTCGCTGAAGAAGTAA
- the rplP gene encoding 50S ribosomal protein L16 has translation MLQPKRRKYRKEQKGRNTGVATRGNEVSFGEFGLKAVGRGRLTARQIEAARRAMTRHIKRGGRIWIRIFPDKPISQKPAEVRMGNGKGNPEYYVAEIQPGKMLYEMDGVTEELAREAFRLAAAKLPIQTTFLVRRLGA, from the coding sequence ATGCTGCAACCGAAACGCAGAAAGTATCGCAAAGAGCAGAAAGGCCGTAACACTGGCGTCGCCACCCGTGGCAACGAAGTGTCGTTCGGCGAATTCGGCCTGAAGGCGGTCGGTCGTGGTCGCCTGACGGCTCGTCAGATCGAGGCCGCGCGTCGTGCCATGACCCGCCACATCAAGCGCGGTGGCCGTATCTGGATCCGTATCTTCCCGGATAAGCCGATCTCGCAAAAGCCGGCTGAAGTGCGTATGGGTAACGGTAAGGGTAACCCGGAGTACTACGTCGCCGAGATTCAACCGGGCAAGATGCTGTACGAGATGGACGGCGTGACCGAAGAGCTGGCGCGCGAGGCGTTCCGTCTGGCTGCAGCCAAGCTGCCGATCCAGACGACGTTCCTCGTCCGTCGCCTTGGCGCCTGA
- the rpsQ gene encoding 30S ribosomal protein S17 → MNDTAKTSLKRTLVGKVVSDKMDKTVTVLVERQMKHPLYGKYIVRSKKYHAHDETNQYKEGDTVEIQESRPLSKTKAWTVSRLVEAARII, encoded by the coding sequence ATGAACGATACCGCTAAGACCTCGCTGAAGCGTACCCTCGTGGGTAAGGTTGTCAGCGACAAGATGGACAAGACGGTTACCGTGCTGGTCGAGCGTCAAATGAAGCACCCGCTCTACGGCAAGTACATCGTGCGTTCGAAGAAGTACCACGCGCATGATGAGACCAACCAGTACAAGGAAGGCGATACGGTCGAGATTCAAGAATCCCGTCCGCTGTCGAAGACCAAGGCCTGGACGGTCTCCCGTCTCGTGGAAGCCGCCCGCATCATCTAA
- the rpmJ gene encoding 50S ribosomal protein L36 produces MKVLASVKCICRNCKFVKRKGVLRVICSSDPRHKQRQG; encoded by the coding sequence ATGAAAGTTTTGGCATCTGTTAAGTGCATCTGCCGCAATTGCAAGTTTGTGAAGCGCAAAGGCGTGCTGCGCGTGATCTGCAGCTCGGATCCGCGCCACAAGCAACGTCAGGGCTAA
- the secY gene encoding preprotein translocase subunit SecY, with protein MAKSPNLAKPGTQGPKYADLRRRLVFLLLALIVYRIGAHIPVPGIDPDQLAQLFQRQSGGILGMFNMFSGGALSRFTIFALGIMPYISASIIMQLLAMVSPQLEALRKEGQAGQRKITQYTRYFTVVLALFQAAAIAVTLESEPGLVVDPGMLFRLTTVITLVTGTMFLMWLGEQITERGLGNGISIIIFGGIAAGLPNAVGGLFELVSTGSIGPFSAIVICVLVVLVTFFVVFVERGQRKILVNYAKRQVGNKVYGGQASHLPLKLNMAGVIPPIFASSIILFPATIANWFGAGDNARWLKDIAAKLSPGQPIYVMLYALAIVFFCFFYTALVFNSKETAENLKKSGAFVPGIRPGDQTARYIDKILTRLTLAGAAYVTLVCLLPEFLVLRWNVPFYFGGTSLLIIVVVTMDFMAQVQSYVMSQQYESLLRKANFKGGNNMTLR; from the coding sequence TTGGCCAAGTCTCCTAATCTCGCTAAGCCTGGTACGCAGGGCCCGAAGTATGCGGATCTGCGCCGGCGGCTGGTTTTCCTGCTGCTGGCGTTGATCGTCTACCGTATTGGTGCGCATATCCCGGTGCCGGGCATCGACCCCGATCAGCTGGCGCAGTTGTTCCAGCGCCAGTCGGGCGGGATCCTGGGCATGTTCAACATGTTCTCGGGCGGTGCGTTGTCGCGTTTCACGATCTTCGCGCTGGGGATCATGCCGTACATCTCGGCGTCGATCATCATGCAGTTGCTGGCGATGGTTTCGCCGCAGTTGGAAGCGTTGCGCAAGGAAGGCCAGGCCGGACAGCGCAAGATCACGCAGTACACCCGGTATTTCACGGTGGTACTCGCGCTCTTCCAGGCAGCGGCGATCGCGGTGACGTTGGAGAGCGAGCCGGGGCTCGTCGTCGATCCGGGCATGCTGTTCCGCCTGACGACGGTGATCACGCTTGTGACCGGCACGATGTTCCTGATGTGGCTTGGTGAGCAGATCACCGAACGCGGCCTCGGTAACGGTATCTCGATCATCATCTTTGGTGGTATCGCGGCCGGTTTGCCGAACGCAGTGGGCGGCCTGTTCGAGCTCGTCAGCACCGGTTCGATCGGTCCGTTCTCGGCGATCGTGATCTGCGTTCTCGTGGTGCTCGTGACGTTCTTCGTCGTGTTCGTGGAACGGGGTCAGCGCAAGATCCTCGTGAACTACGCCAAACGCCAGGTCGGCAACAAGGTGTACGGTGGTCAGGCTTCGCACCTGCCGCTCAAGCTGAACATGGCAGGCGTGATTCCGCCGATCTTTGCGTCGTCGATCATCCTGTTCCCGGCAACGATCGCGAACTGGTTCGGTGCGGGTGACAATGCGCGCTGGCTCAAGGACATCGCCGCGAAGCTGTCGCCGGGGCAGCCGATCTACGTGATGCTCTACGCTTTGGCGATCGTGTTCTTCTGCTTCTTCTACACCGCGCTGGTGTTCAACAGCAAGGAGACCGCGGAGAACCTGAAGAAGAGCGGTGCGTTTGTTCCGGGGATTCGTCCGGGCGACCAGACGGCGCGATACATCGACAAGATCCTGACGCGTCTGACGCTTGCCGGTGCAGCCTACGTCACCCTGGTGTGTTTGCTGCCCGAGTTTCTGGTGTTGCGCTGGAATGTCCCGTTCTACTTCGGTGGGACCTCACTGCTGATTATCGTGGTGGTGACGATGGACTTCATGGCGCAAGTGCAGTCGTATGTGATGTCGCAACAGTATGAGTCGCTGCTCCGCAAGGCGAATTTCAAGGGCGGCAATAACATGACGCTTCGCTGA
- the rpmC gene encoding 50S ribosomal protein L29: protein MKASELRAKDVDGLNKELSDLLKAQFGLRMQAGTQQLSNTSQLKKVRKDIARVRTVLTEKASQK, encoded by the coding sequence ATGAAAGCATCCGAACTTCGTGCCAAGGATGTCGACGGTCTGAACAAGGAACTGTCGGATCTGCTGAAGGCCCAATTCGGTCTTCGCATGCAAGCGGGCACCCAACAGCTGAGCAACACCAGCCAGCTGAAGAAGGTGCGCAAGGACATCGCGCGCGTGCGTACCGTGTTGACTGAGAAGGCGAGCCAGAAATGA